Proteins from a single region of Streptomyces spectabilis:
- a CDS encoding Fur family transcriptional regulator yields the protein MVTTDPDATTDWKSDLRQRGYRLTPQRQLVLEAVDKLEHATPDDILCEVRRTASGVNISTVYRTLELLEELGLVSHAHLGHGAPTYHLADRHHHIHLVCRDCTAVIEADVEVAADFTAKLRATFGFDTDMKHFAIFGRCGTCATDGPAAARDDSDEATGAASRKTSGESPGEK from the coding sequence GTGGTGACCACGGACCCGGACGCGACGACGGACTGGAAGAGCGACCTGCGGCAGCGCGGCTACCGCCTGACACCGCAGCGCCAGCTGGTGCTCGAAGCCGTCGACAAACTGGAGCACGCGACCCCCGACGACATCCTCTGCGAGGTCCGCAGGACGGCGTCGGGGGTCAACATCTCCACCGTCTACCGCACCCTGGAGCTCCTGGAGGAGCTGGGTCTCGTCTCCCACGCCCACCTCGGGCACGGCGCGCCCACCTACCACCTCGCGGACCGCCACCACCACATCCACCTGGTGTGCCGGGACTGCACGGCGGTCATCGAGGCCGACGTCGAGGTCGCCGCCGACTTCACCGCGAAGCTGCGCGCGACGTTCGGCTTCGACACGGACATGAAGCACTTCGCGATCTTCGGCCGGTGCGGTACGTGCGCGACGGACGGCCCCGCCGCAGCCCGCGACGACTCCGACGAGGCCACGGGGGCGGCTTCGCGCAAGACCTCCGGCGAGAGCCCGGGGGAGAAATAA
- a CDS encoding FABP family protein, with amino-acid sequence MIQIPSDLHPDLVPLVWLLGTWEGAGVTDFPGSAKANFGQEVTFTHDGRDFLEYHSHTWVLDAEGKKTEPLESESGFWRVDKDRKVEVVMVRQDGVVEVWYGELADQKPQIDLATDAVARTAASGPYSGGKRLYGYVKSDLMWVGEKQTPEVPLRPYMSAQLKKVVSPEEVAEMARNLGDLPDDGIAFFK; translated from the coding sequence ATGATCCAGATTCCGTCCGACCTGCACCCCGACCTCGTCCCCCTCGTCTGGCTCCTCGGCACCTGGGAGGGCGCGGGCGTCACCGACTTCCCCGGCTCCGCGAAGGCGAACTTCGGCCAGGAGGTCACCTTCACGCACGACGGGCGGGACTTCCTCGAGTACCACTCGCACACGTGGGTGCTCGACGCCGAGGGCAAGAAGACCGAGCCCCTGGAGTCCGAGTCCGGCTTCTGGCGCGTCGACAAGGACCGCAAGGTCGAGGTCGTCATGGTCCGCCAGGACGGCGTCGTCGAGGTCTGGTACGGCGAGCTCGCCGACCAGAAGCCGCAGATCGACCTGGCCACGGACGCCGTGGCCCGCACCGCGGCCTCCGGCCCGTACAGCGGCGGCAAGCGCCTCTACGGCTATGTGAAGAGCGACCTGATGTGGGTCGGCGAGAAGCAGACCCCCGAGGTGCCGCTGCGCCCCTACATGTCGGCTCAGCTCAAGAAGGTCGTGTCCCCCGAAGAGGTCGCGGAGATGGCCCGCAACCTGGGCGACCTGCCCGACGACGGCATCGCCTTCTTCAAGTAG
- a CDS encoding DUF3099 domain-containing protein, giving the protein MYARRRQVYFAMMGTCLALFVLAWGVVRLWSVPAAVGMCVVAMVIPPLAAIVANRRGPDDRWWDDPSGDPRSDEWWDELDGKRRP; this is encoded by the coding sequence ATGTACGCGCGACGGCGTCAGGTGTACTTCGCCATGATGGGCACGTGCCTGGCCCTGTTCGTCCTGGCCTGGGGCGTCGTACGGCTCTGGTCGGTCCCGGCCGCGGTCGGCATGTGCGTGGTGGCGATGGTGATCCCCCCGCTCGCGGCCATCGTGGCGAACCGCCGCGGCCCCGACGACCGCTGGTGGGACGACCCGTCCGGGGACCCCAGATCGGACGAGTGGTGGGACGAGCTAGACGGCAAGCGCCGGCCCTAG
- a CDS encoding DUF1416 domain-containing protein, with protein sequence MCGAKAGGPDASTAKSGETTIQGQVTRDGEPVTGYVRLLDSTGEFTAEVPTSATGQFRFYAAEGTWTVRALVPGGTADRTVVAQKGGLAEVAIAV encoded by the coding sequence ATGTGTGGAGCCAAGGCCGGCGGCCCCGACGCCTCGACGGCGAAGTCCGGTGAGACCACCATCCAGGGCCAGGTGACCCGCGACGGCGAGCCGGTGACCGGCTACGTCCGGCTGCTCGACTCGACCGGCGAGTTCACCGCCGAGGTGCCGACCTCGGCGACCGGTCAGTTCCGCTTCTACGCGGCCGAGGGCACGTGGACGGTGCGTGCCCTCGTGCCGGGCGGCACGGCCGACCGCACCGTGGTCGCGCAGAAGGGCGGGCTCGCCGAGGTGGCCATCGCCGTCTGA
- a CDS encoding sulfurtransferase: MSRSDVLVDADWVEAHIDDPKVVLVEVDEDTSAYDKNHIKNAIRIDWTKDLQDPVRRDFIDQEGFEKLLSAKGIANDSTVVLYGGNNNWFASYAFWYFKLYGHQDVRLLDGGRKKWELDSRDLVDGSQVPSRPATAYKAKPQDSSIRAFRDDVVAAIGTQNLVDVRSPDEFSGKLLAPAHLPQEQSQRPGHVPSARNIPWSKNAKDDGTFKSDDELKALYAEEGVDLATDTIAYCRIGERSALTWFVLHELLGVENVKNYDGSWTEYGSLVGVPIELGAGK, translated from the coding sequence ATGAGCCGCAGCGACGTCCTGGTAGACGCCGACTGGGTCGAGGCCCACATCGACGACCCGAAGGTCGTCCTCGTCGAGGTGGACGAGGACACCTCGGCGTACGACAAGAACCACATCAAGAACGCGATCCGGATCGACTGGACCAAGGACCTCCAGGACCCGGTCCGCCGCGACTTCATCGACCAGGAGGGCTTCGAGAAGCTCCTCTCCGCCAAGGGCATCGCGAACGACTCCACCGTCGTGCTCTACGGCGGCAACAACAACTGGTTCGCGTCCTACGCCTTCTGGTACTTCAAGCTCTACGGCCACCAGGACGTGCGCCTCCTCGACGGCGGCCGCAAGAAGTGGGAGCTGGACTCCCGCGACCTGGTCGACGGCTCCCAGGTCCCGAGCCGCCCGGCCACCGCGTACAAGGCCAAGCCGCAGGACTCCTCCATCCGCGCCTTCCGCGACGACGTCGTCGCCGCGATCGGCACGCAGAACCTGGTCGACGTCCGCTCGCCCGACGAGTTCTCCGGCAAGCTGCTGGCCCCGGCCCACCTGCCGCAGGAGCAGTCGCAGCGCCCCGGCCACGTGCCCAGCGCCCGCAACATCCCGTGGTCGAAGAACGCCAAGGACGACGGCACCTTCAAGTCCGACGACGAGCTCAAGGCGCTGTACGCCGAAGAGGGCGTCGACCTGGCCACGGACACCATCGCGTACTGCCGCATCGGTGAGCGCTCGGCCCTGACCTGGTTCGTGCTGCACGAGCTGCTCGGCGTCGAGAACGTCAAGAACTACGACGGCTCCTGGACCGAGTACGGCTCCCTCGTGGGTGTGCCGATCGAGCTCGGCGCCGGCAAGTAG
- a CDS encoding putative leader peptide encodes MHRQADLTKRRAVDLCRVAAMLCRAL; translated from the coding sequence ATGCACCGACAGGCGGACCTCACGAAGCGGCGGGCAGTGGACCTGTGCCGCGTCGCCGCCATGCTCTGTCGCGCTCTCTGA
- a CDS encoding LmeA family phospholipid-binding protein, with amino-acid sequence MSKRAIRILLIVVVVLGGLFVAADRFAVSYAESEAADKIKSQEGLSSTPDVSIKGFPFLTQFLGGKLDDVEITMKDYDAKSDGDTIRVADLSATMHGVDFSSDYSSATADRAAGIARISYDELLKTAKAEPVELPLGAKGEVVGLSDGGDGKIKVSVEVSKGGTKLPEPVDVLSTVSVEGDTIRVHADKIPDKLNVLGVSVPLPEGLVRDVTDFQEKVSDLPGGIQLDTVQAAPDGVDVAVKGENVDLVS; translated from the coding sequence ATGAGCAAGCGCGCGATACGCATACTCCTGATCGTCGTCGTGGTCCTCGGCGGCCTGTTCGTCGCGGCCGACCGCTTCGCGGTCTCGTACGCGGAGAGCGAGGCGGCCGACAAGATCAAGAGCCAGGAGGGGCTCAGCAGCACGCCGGACGTGTCCATCAAGGGCTTCCCGTTCCTGACCCAGTTCCTCGGCGGCAAGCTCGACGACGTCGAGATCACGATGAAGGACTACGACGCCAAGTCCGACGGCGACACCATCCGCGTCGCCGACCTCAGCGCCACCATGCACGGCGTCGACTTCTCCAGCGACTACAGCTCTGCCACCGCCGACCGGGCCGCGGGGATCGCCCGGATCTCCTACGACGAGCTGCTCAAGACCGCGAAGGCCGAGCCGGTCGAACTGCCCCTCGGCGCCAAGGGCGAGGTGGTCGGCCTCTCCGACGGCGGCGACGGCAAGATCAAGGTCTCGGTCGAGGTCAGCAAGGGCGGCACGAAGCTGCCCGAGCCCGTGGACGTGCTGAGCACGGTCAGCGTCGAGGGCGACACCATCCGCGTGCACGCCGACAAGATCCCGGACAAGCTGAACGTGCTCGGCGTCAGCGTGCCGCTGCCCGAGGGCCTGGTCCGCGACGTCACCGACTTCCAGGAGAAGGTCTCGGACCTGCCCGGCGGCATCCAGCTCGACACGGTGCAGGCCGCGCCGGACGGGGTGGACGTGGCGGTGAAGGGCGAGAACGTGGACCTGGTGTCCTGA
- a CDS encoding MoaD/ThiS family protein produces MAAGTIRYWAAAKAAAGLAEEPYAEATLADALSAARVRHPGELERVLLRCSFLVDGDPVGTRAHETVRLAEGGTVEVLPPFAGG; encoded by the coding sequence ATGGCAGCCGGGACGATCCGGTACTGGGCCGCGGCGAAGGCGGCCGCGGGCCTTGCCGAGGAGCCGTACGCGGAGGCCACGCTGGCCGACGCGCTGAGCGCGGCCCGCGTGCGACACCCCGGGGAGCTGGAGCGCGTCCTGCTCCGCTGCTCGTTCCTCGTCGACGGCGACCCCGTGGGCACGCGCGCCCATGAGACGGTACGTCTGGCCGAGGGCGGCACGGTCGAGGTGCTCCCGCCGTTCGCAGGAGGATGA
- a CDS encoding alpha/beta hydrolase: MSSGPAGQTARSSVPPITRVQRSATLRTTLRSADGVRLDAAYDPGPGPVGGPAIVVAHGFTGDRARPHVRRAARAFAQRAAVVTFSFRGHGASGGRSTVGDREVLDVAAAVAWARSLGHTRVVTVGFSMGGSVVLRHAALHRGRTEARVDAVVAVSAPARWFYRGTAPMRRLHWLVTRPAGRAVGRLGLRTRIHPREWDPVPLSPTEAVPLLAPTPLLIVHGDRDPYFPVDHPRMLAAAASGAAELWLEAGMGHAEHAADDALLGRIADWATASWTSATAE, translated from the coding sequence ATGAGTTCCGGTCCGGCAGGTCAGACGGCGCGATCTTCTGTGCCCCCGATCACTCGCGTTCAGCGGAGCGCAACGCTGCGTACGACGCTCCGTAGCGCGGACGGGGTACGCCTCGACGCCGCGTACGACCCGGGCCCGGGGCCGGTCGGCGGGCCCGCGATCGTGGTGGCGCACGGCTTCACGGGGGACCGGGCGCGACCCCACGTGCGGCGGGCGGCGCGGGCGTTCGCGCAGCGTGCGGCCGTGGTCACGTTCTCGTTCCGGGGGCACGGGGCCTCCGGCGGACGCTCCACGGTCGGCGACCGCGAGGTGCTCGACGTGGCGGCGGCCGTCGCCTGGGCGCGCTCGCTCGGGCACACGCGCGTGGTGACCGTCGGTTTCTCCATGGGCGGCTCCGTGGTCCTGCGCCACGCGGCGTTGCACAGGGGGCGCACGGAAGCGCGGGTTGACGCCGTCGTCGCGGTCAGTGCCCCCGCCCGCTGGTTCTACCGGGGCACCGCGCCGATGCGGCGGCTGCACTGGCTGGTCACCCGCCCCGCGGGCCGGGCCGTGGGCCGCCTGGGTCTACGCACCCGCATCCATCCGCGCGAGTGGGACCCGGTGCCCCTGTCGCCGACGGAGGCGGTGCCGCTGCTCGCGCCGACGCCGCTCCTGATCGTCCACGGCGACCGGGACCCGTACTTCCCCGTCGACCATCCGCGGATGCTGGCGGCCGCCGCGTCCGGCGCGGCCGAGCTGTGGCTGGAAGCGGGCATGGGCCACGCCGAGCACGCGGCGGACGACGCGCTCCTGGGGCGGATCGCCGACTGGGCCACGGCATCATGGACGTCGGCAACCGCCGAGTGA